ATATTTTGGGTGAAAAACAAATGGGAGTTTACGCAGCTTGTTACAAATTAGGTGTTTTTATGACCTTGTATATTATGGCATTCCGATTGGGTGCAGAACCATTTTTCTTTAATAATGCTGATAAAAAAAATGCCAAAGAAACCTATGCCAAAGTTTTAACTTGGTTTACCATTTTTGGATCCTTTTTTATGCTTATTGTAGTTGTTTTTATAGATTTATTTGCACAAATTTTATTAGGAAAACCAGAATATTTTGAAGCACTTTCTATTGTGCCAATCATACTTTTAGCAAACTTATTTTTAGGCATTTATAATAATTTATCTATTTGGTATAAACTAACGGATAAAACAAAATACGGAATGTATTTCTCTATTGTGGGAGCCTTAATAACCATTATTTTTAACCTAATAATGATTCCAAAAATAGGCTTTATGGCTTCTGCTTGGGCAACGTTAATAGCATTTGGTACCATGATGGTGTTGTCTTATTTTGTTGGTAAAAAGCATTATCCGGTAAATTATAAATTAAAAAAAATAGCGTATTATTTAATATATTCAATTTTATTTGAGTGGGTTTCTTTTATAGTATTTAGAGGACAGTATTGGTTTTCTATAGTAACTATTTTACTTTTCTTCGGATTGATTTATTACAATGAAAAAGAGGAAATTAAACAAATATTAAAACGATAGATATGAATATAAAATCAATATATTTTCTAATTTTACTACTGGTTTTTAACGCTTGTAAAGTCAAAAAATCCGAAGTAAAAAAAGAAATTACAGAAACAAAAAATACAGAAAAACTTTCTACAAAATCAATCAATGTTTCCATTTTACAAAAAACATTTATTATTGATGGTTTAAACGATATTCCACATAAAATTTGGTTGTATTTACCACCAAATTATACTACATCAACAGAAAAATATGATGTAATTTATATGCACGATGCTCAGAATTTGTTTGATAACAAAACTTCTTTTGTTGGCGAATGGTCTGTAGATGAAACGCTAAATGAACTCTATAAAAAAAAGGGTAAAGGCTTTATTGTTGTAGGGATTGAAAATGGTGGAGAGAAAAGAATTGAAGAATATACACCTTGGAAAAACCTAAAATATGGTGGAGGAAAAGGAGCTATTTATGTCAATTTTTTAATAAATGAATTAAAACCTTTTATTGATAAAAATTACAGAACCAAACCAGCACCAGAAAACACAGCCATCATTGGCAGCTCTTTAGGAGGATTGATTTCATTTTATGGCGGATTAAAACATCCAGAAGTTTTTGGTAAAATAGGTGCACTTTCCTCCTCTTTTTGGTTTTCTAATAAAGTAATTAAATTTGCAGAAGAAAATGGGAATCAAAAAAATACAAGACTATATTTATTAGCCGGTGATAAAGAAGAAGCTATTATGGTTACCGATACAGAAAATATGGCAGAACGCTTAATAGATCTTGGTTTTCCATTAGAAAACATAAAAACTAAAATTGCACCAAAAGGAACACATACAGAGTCTTTTTGGAAAGCAGAATTTTTAAAAGTAATTACATTTTTATATAATTTATAATGACAATGAACGTACAAATAATTAATAAATCGAAACACGCAACCCCTAATTACGAAACAGCAGGTGCTGCAGGAATGGATTTAAGAGCAAATATTGAAACAGCAATCACCTTAAAACCTTTAGAAAGAGCCATTGTAAAAACAGGCTTATTTATAGCGTTACCTGTTGGTTTTGAAGCTCAAGTTAGACCAAGAAGTGGTTTGGCTGCTAAAAAAGGAATTACTGTTTTAAACGCTCCAGGAACTGTAGATGCAGATTACAGAGGAGAAATTGGTGTTATTTTAGTAAACCTATCTAATGAAGAATTTATTGTAAATGATGGCGAAAGAATAGCGCAATTAATTATTGCAAAACACGAACGTATAAACTGGCAAGAAGTAACTGTTTTAAGTGAAACAGCACGTGGTGCTGGTGGTTTTGGAAGTACAGGAGTTTAACAAAAATTAAAAAATAAAATTATGATTTTAGGAGTATGTGAATGGTTAAGTACAAAAACACAGTTTTCAGCAAAAAATATTAGAATATTATTTGTCTTATTAGTTTTATTTGGAGGTTTAGGTCTTGGAGCCTATTTAATTTTATGGTTGGTAAAAATTCTATCTAAAGAATAATACTTAAAAAGGTAGTAATTTAAAATTATTACCTTTTATTTTAAAATTTCTATAAATTAGGATAAAAATACATTTAATACCTACCAACAATATTTTTTTAAGGATTAACAACATTTTTTATAACAAAATAATTGATAAAAAAGAGTTATAATTTTTAAAAAGAAAAAGAGTTTTTAAGTTTCTGTAGGTATTCTTTTCCAATAGGAATAAAATTTTCTTCTAAATCCTGAAGTGTATCCGTTGGTTGTAAAAAGAGTTGTCCTTTTCTAGTATTTAATCTTTCAATACAGTTTTTATTTACAATAAAACTTCTATGAACACGAATAAATTTTTTAGGTAACGTTTCTTCAAAATGTTTTAAAGATTTTGATGTTGAAAAACTTTTTCCGTTTGCATTAAAAATACTTGTATAATTTCTTTCCGCTTGTAAAAAAGAAATTTCATTATAGTGTAAAAGATAGATATCTGCCCCTGTTTTTACTACAAGGTGTGTTTGTCTTTCTGTAAATACTTTTTCAAAAAATAGTAATGAATTTTCTAGTTCTACAGCCTCTGTTGGCTTACTTAAAAAATAAGAAACTTGGTTGTTTACTGCTTCTTTTGCATAATAATTATGTTTTGTTGTCATAATAATTATTGGCAAATCAGTAAAAAACTCTTTTAATTTAGGAATAAGTGTAAAGGAATTTCTATCATTAATTTCTACATCTAAAAAAATAAGATTGGGTTTTGCTTTCACAATTAAAGAAAAACCATCTTCTAAATTTGTTGCTGTAGCTATAAATTTATAATCAGAATGTTCATCTAAAGCTGTTTTTAAATCTTCAAAATCATCAATTTTATCTTGTATAATGATATATGTATATTTCATTTTATGCTTTTTAAAAGGTATCATCTTCAAAAAATAAACCTTTTGCAAATTTATAAATAAAAAGTATTAATTACTAAATATACAGTACAAACATATATTTTTAAAGGATTAAATAAAATATTCAAAACTACAATTATCATATTTTAAGCTCTAAAAAACAACTATTAAGGGTTTAAAACTTTATATAACTGACTCATTTTTCGTACTTCTTTATATAATAAATCATATGCTAAAAAAGTATGAGAATGATACACAAACCCTAACTTTTTATAAAACTGAAAAGCTTGTGGTTGTTCATCCATAGCATCTAACCAAATGGCATTGTATCCTTTTTTAATTGCTCTTTCTGATAACCAAGCAACTAATTTTTTACCAATTCCGTTTCCTTGTGTTTTTTTATGAAGATAAATTCGGTGTAACTTTACTTGTTTTTCTTCGGATAAACCTTGCAAAGTTTCATCCCAAATAATTCTAAAATTACCCACAATTTCATCTTTAAATAGTACAAAATAATACGCTGTATTTTCTTCGGATAATTCTTTTAAGATATGCGCTTTAGCGTATTGAGAATTTACATACCAATCTCCATTATCTGTCCAAAAATGGCTGTAAGCTAAAGGGTAAACCTCACGCATAACATTATACAATTTGGTACAATCTTCTGTTTTTATCTTTTGTAAGGATAGTTGTTCTGTTAGATGAATCATGCTACAAACCTATAAAAGTAATCACTGTCTTGCAAAAGCACATATATATTGCACAATAAAAAATAGTTTGTTGTATTATACTTTTAGAAAACGCATAAAAAAACTGCTATAGATTGATTACTTCTATAGCAGTTTAATAATAATAGTTAGAACTTTTAATATTTATTCTTGATTTTCAATAGCAATCTTAATTTTACCTTCAAGTTCTTCAGCTAATTCTGGATTGTCTTTAATTAAACCTTTAACAGCATCTCTACCCTGACCTAATTTTGTTTCTCCGTAACTAAACCAAGAACCACTTTTCTTTACAATACCTAATTCTACACCAATATCTAAAATTTCACCAACTTTAGAGATTCCTTGCCCGTACATAATATCAAATTCTGCAATTTGAAAAGGCGGTGCTACTTTATTTTTAACAACTTTAACTTTAGTACTGTTACCAATAACTCTATCTCCGTCTTTAAGTTGTGTTCTTCTTCTAATATCTAAACGTACAGAAGCATAGAATTTTAATGCGTTACCACCCGTTGTAGTTTCTGGGTTACCAAACATTACACCAATTTTTTCACGTAATTGGTTAATAAATATAACTGTACATTTTGTTTTAGAAATAGTACCTGTTAATTTACGTAATGCTTGAGACATTAAACGAGCATGTAAACCCATTTTAGAATCTCCCATTTCTCCTTCAATCTCGGATTTTGGAGTTAATGCTGCCACAGAATCAATAACAACAATATCAATTGCACCAGAACGAATTAAGTTTTCTGCAATTTCTAATGCTTGCTCACCATGATCTGGTTGAGAAATAATTAAATTATCGATATCTACTCCTAAATTTTCTGCGTAAAATTTATCAAATGCGTGCTCTGCATCAATAAATGCTGCAATTCCTCCAGCTTTTTGAGCTTCTGCAATTGCATGCAACGTTAAAGTAGTTTTACCAGAAGATTCTGGTCCGTAAATTTCAATAACTCTTCCTCTTGGATAACCGCCTACGCCTAAGGCTAAATCTAACCCTAAAGAACCAGATGAAATTGCATCTATATCTTCGGTAACTACATCACCTAATTTCATTACGGCTCCTTTACCATAAGTCTTATCTAGCTTATCTAGAGTAAGTTGAAGTGCTTTTAGCTTTGCTGTTTTTTCTTTATCTGCCGCCATTAATCTTGCTTGTTTTATTTTTAAATAAGTGCCACAAGTTACAAAAAACTTAAATTAGTTTCCTAAAAAATAGCATTCAAATTTATTCTATTTTTGTAAAAAGTCTAAGAGTAATGAGTTCTACAGTATTTTTAAAAAATAAAGAGTCTAAAGTTGCAATCGAAAAAGGAGAACTAATTAGTTTTCAGAAAAACAACCAAGAGTACATTCATCAAAAAGGAAGTAAAGGTTGGCGTAATTCTGATGACGAAATGTTTCCGGTAATTGGCCCAACTTCTAAAAATAATTTTAGAGTGCATACCAAAAATGGTGATGCTATTTTAGATCAACATGGTTTGTTAAGAGAAATGGATTATTCTTTAATTTCTTCGGATGAAAGCAGTGCTAAATTCATCAAAAAATATAAAAAGAATACAGCAATCATCAACAGTAAATTTCCTGTAAAATCTACAGAAGAAAAACTTTTTTGGCCTTTCGATTTTACATTCGAAAAGAATTTTACCTTAAAAAACGATGTTTTAACAATCGATTTTATCATCGAATCAGAAAAAGGAATGCCTTTTATGTTAGGCTATCATCCTGCATTTTTATTATCTAATACAGGTACTGAAACCTTAATTTCTAACGATACAGAAATTACTTTAGCAGATGTTTATAAAGCAGGTTCTAATGCTTGTCCGGTTTTAAATGCTGATAAAATCATCTTAAAAAATAGTGATAAAAACGACATAGAAATTACCACAAAAAACTTTGATAATTTTATGTTATGGACAGAAGTTGAAAACATGCTTTGTATTGAACCAATTACACAGTATACTTCTTACACAGACCAAAAATTCTCTGAAGAAAACATGCGTTTATCCGAAGGAAAAAATACTTTTTCTGTAACAATTAAAGTCTTATAATTTCTTTAAAAAAACTTAGTTATCTAATTTATAAATATTAAAACTTCATCCTAAACAAAATGATAAAATATTCTTTAATTCTTAGCGTACTCTTACTTTTTTCTTGTAAAAATAAACCGACAACTCCAACTAATGTTGTGTCAGAAAATAAAACGATACAAGAAGAAACAAAACCTAATTTAGAAAAAGAAACCATTACATTTCCGTCTAAAGATAGTTTGCCAATTACTGCAGATATTTATAAAATTAAAGAAACGCCTATTACTGTTTTATTATGCCATCAGGCAGGTTATAGTAGAGGAGAATATAAAGACACTGCCATAGAATTAAATAAATTAGGATATTCTGTAATGGCAATAGATCAACGTTCTGGCAACACTGTAAATACTATAGATAACCAAACAGCAATTGCTGCCAAAACAAAAGGTTTAGGGCTTACTTATTTAGATGCAAGGCAAGATATTGAAGCTGCAATAGATTATGTATATCAACAAAACGGAGGAAAACAAATTTTGTTAGTTGGTAGTTCTTATTCTTCTTCTTTAGCGCTTTTAATGGGAGAAAATAATTCTAAAATTAAAGCAGTAGCAGCTTTTAGTCCTGGTGAATATTTTAAAGGTATTGATATCAATAAAGCCATAAGTACGTATACTAAACCTGTTTTTGTAACTTCTTCTAAAAGTGAAAGTGCCGGTGTAACTACTTTGGTAAATAAAATAAAGCCTATTTATGTAACTCATTTTATACCAGAAGTAAAAGGTATTCATGGTTCTAGAGCGTTGTGGAAAACTACAGAAGGTAATGAAACTTATTGGGCTTCATTTAATGATTTTTTATCTTCTTTAAAAGCTCAATAAATTGATAGAAAACCATCGTCATTTTATAATTCACAAACCTTGGGGAATGATTTCTCAGTTTGTAAATCCCGCAAAGCGGAAGAAAAAATTACTAGGAGAATTACACGATTTTCCAGAAGGAACCATGGCTATAGGTCGTTTAGATGTTCCGTCTGAAGGCTTACTATTATTAACAACTGATGGTAA
The nucleotide sequence above comes from Polaribacter butkevichii. Encoded proteins:
- a CDS encoding alpha/beta hydrolase: MNIKSIYFLILLLVFNACKVKKSEVKKEITETKNTEKLSTKSINVSILQKTFIIDGLNDIPHKIWLYLPPNYTTSTEKYDVIYMHDAQNLFDNKTSFVGEWSVDETLNELYKKKGKGFIVVGIENGGEKRIEEYTPWKNLKYGGGKGAIYVNFLINELKPFIDKNYRTKPAPENTAIIGSSLGGLISFYGGLKHPEVFGKIGALSSSFWFSNKVIKFAEENGNQKNTRLYLLAGDKEEAIMVTDTENMAERLIDLGFPLENIKTKIAPKGTHTESFWKAEFLKVITFLYNL
- the dut gene encoding dUTP diphosphatase; this translates as MNVQIINKSKHATPNYETAGAAGMDLRANIETAITLKPLERAIVKTGLFIALPVGFEAQVRPRSGLAAKKGITVLNAPGTVDADYRGEIGVILVNLSNEEFIVNDGERIAQLIIAKHERINWQEVTVLSETARGAGGFGSTGV
- a CDS encoding PspC domain-containing protein; its protein translation is MILGVCEWLSTKTQFSAKNIRILFVLLVLFGGLGLGAYLILWLVKILSKE
- a CDS encoding LytR/AlgR family response regulator transcription factor, translating into MKYTYIIIQDKIDDFEDLKTALDEHSDYKFIATATNLEDGFSLIVKAKPNLIFLDVEINDRNSFTLIPKLKEFFTDLPIIIMTTKHNYYAKEAVNNQVSYFLSKPTEAVELENSLLFFEKVFTERQTHLVVKTGADIYLLHYNEISFLQAERNYTSIFNANGKSFSTSKSLKHFEETLPKKFIRVHRSFIVNKNCIERLNTRKGQLFLQPTDTLQDLEENFIPIGKEYLQKLKNSFSF
- a CDS encoding GNAT family N-acetyltransferase, whose translation is MIHLTEQLSLQKIKTEDCTKLYNVMREVYPLAYSHFWTDNGDWYVNSQYAKAHILKELSEENTAYYFVLFKDEIVGNFRIIWDETLQGLSEEKQVKLHRIYLHKKTQGNGIGKKLVAWLSERAIKKGYNAIWLDAMDEQPQAFQFYKKLGFVYHSHTFLAYDLLYKEVRKMSQLYKVLNP
- the recA gene encoding recombinase RecA, with translation MAADKEKTAKLKALQLTLDKLDKTYGKGAVMKLGDVVTEDIDAISSGSLGLDLALGVGGYPRGRVIEIYGPESSGKTTLTLHAIAEAQKAGGIAAFIDAEHAFDKFYAENLGVDIDNLIISQPDHGEQALEIAENLIRSGAIDIVVIDSVAALTPKSEIEGEMGDSKMGLHARLMSQALRKLTGTISKTKCTVIFINQLREKIGVMFGNPETTTGGNALKFYASVRLDIRRRTQLKDGDRVIGNSTKVKVVKNKVAPPFQIAEFDIMYGQGISKVGEILDIGVELGIVKKSGSWFSYGETKLGQGRDAVKGLIKDNPELAEELEGKIKIAIENQE
- a CDS encoding aldose 1-epimerase; the protein is MSSTVFLKNKESKVAIEKGELISFQKNNQEYIHQKGSKGWRNSDDEMFPVIGPTSKNNFRVHTKNGDAILDQHGLLREMDYSLISSDESSAKFIKKYKKNTAIINSKFPVKSTEEKLFWPFDFTFEKNFTLKNDVLTIDFIIESEKGMPFMLGYHPAFLLSNTGTETLISNDTEITLADVYKAGSNACPVLNADKIILKNSDKNDIEITTKNFDNFMLWTEVENMLCIEPITQYTSYTDQKFSEENMRLSEGKNTFSVTIKVL
- a CDS encoding alpha/beta hydrolase encodes the protein MIKYSLILSVLLLFSCKNKPTTPTNVVSENKTIQEETKPNLEKETITFPSKDSLPITADIYKIKETPITVLLCHQAGYSRGEYKDTAIELNKLGYSVMAIDQRSGNTVNTIDNQTAIAAKTKGLGLTYLDARQDIEAAIDYVYQQNGGKQILLVGSSYSSSLALLMGENNSKIKAVAAFSPGEYFKGIDINKAISTYTKPVFVTSSKSESAGVTTLVNKIKPIYVTHFIPEVKGIHGSRALWKTTEGNETYWASFNDFLSSLKAQ